From Acidimicrobiia bacterium:
GAACGCGGGCACGTAGTCGTAGACGTCCACCCACGTCCCCAACCCAGCAAACACACCAACGCCCGCGGCGCTCCGGGCCGGACGCCGCGACGTTCCTCCCGAGCACGCGACGACCGAGGCGACCACGGCGACGGCGATGAGCGCTCGACGAACGGTTGCGCGTCGAAGAGGCGCTGTTCGGCGAGCGGTCGTCGCCGTCGCTCGCTCCCGCCGCCTAACCCGACGCGGGCTCTTCGAGCGACGCGGCGTCGGAGAGGATGATCACGCGGTCGTCACGCACCTCGACGAACCCGCCGTCGACCTGCACGCCCTGCACGTCGCTGCCCGGCAGGATGATCCGCACCTCGCCCTGGCCCAGCGCGCCGAGGAACGGCACGTGGCCGGTCAGGAACGCGATCTCGCCGTCCGAGGTGCGGCACACGACCATCTCCGCGTCGCCGCGGAAGAGCACGGCTTCGGGCGAGACGAGCTCGACGTGCAGCATCAGCTCTGGCGCTCGAGGTCGCGCGCCTTCTCGAGCACGCTCTCGACGCCGCCCACGTTGAAGAACGCCTGCTCGGGGACGTCGTCGAGCTCGCCGTCCACGAGCTTCTCGAAGCTCTCGACGGTCTCCTCGACCGGCACGTAGATCCCCTTCAGGCCGGTGAACACCTCACCGACGAAGAACGGCTGCGACAGGAACCGCTGGATCTTGCGGGCGCGCTGGACCGTGACCTTGTCCTCCTCGGACAGCTCGTCGAGACCGAGGATGGCGATGATGTCCTGCAGCTCCTTGTAGCGCTGCAGCACCTCCTGCACGCGCCGCGCCACCTGGTAGTGGCGGTCGCCGACGACCTCGGGCGCGAGGATCGTCGACGTCGACGCGAGCGGGTCGACGGCCGGGTAGATGCCGAGCGCGGCGATCTCGCGTGCGAGCTCGGTGGTCGCGTCGAGGTGGGTGAACGTCGTGAACGGTGCCGGGTCGGTGTAGTCGTC
This genomic window contains:
- the atpC gene encoding ATP synthase F1 subunit epsilon; its protein translation is MLHVELVSPEAVLFRGDAEMVVCRTSDGEIAFLTGHVPFLGALGQGEVRIILPGSDVQGVQVDGGFVEVRDDRVIILSDAASLEEPASG
- the atpD gene encoding F0F1 ATP synthase subunit beta, whose protein sequence is GVGERTREGTDLWLEMRESGVMEKAALVYGQMDEPPGVRLRVGLAALTMAEYFRDVQNQDVLLFVDNIFRFVQAGSEVSTLLGRMPSAVGYQPTLADEMGELQERITSTRGRSITSVQAVYVPADDYTDPAPFTTFTHLDATTELAREIAALGIYPAVDPLASTSTILAPEVVGDRHYQVARRVQEVLQRYKELQDIIAILGLDELSEEDKVTVQRARKIQRFLSQPFFVGEVFTGLKGIYVPVEETVESFEKLVDGELDDVPEQAFFNVGGVESVLEKARDLERQS